TGCAACAGGGTTGCCTGCTGCAGGTGACGGCCGGATCGATCGCAGGGGCGTTCGGCGAGCGCGTGAAACAGCTCGCACATGCTCTGCTGCAGGAAGGCGTGGTCAATGTCATCGCCAGCGATGCGCACAACGTCAACCGCCGCCCACCGGACATGCGCCACGGTTTGCGTATCGCCAGTGAGATTGTCGGGGAACGCCGCGCAAAACATCTTGTCCTAGATACGCCATGGAAAATAGTCCATGGCCAACTTGTCTGACTCTACCCGACCGCGGACGGCCGGGCATGTCACGCCAAACCTGATGTATTGGTGGCGCCATCAAGGACGGAGACCATGACTGCTTCTGTAGTACCCAATTCTGAAGCTCATCACAGGCTGACTCGATCGCGTCGGAGAGCGGGGCTATCGCGCCTGCAGCACGTTGCGTGCGCGCTCGGCCTGGTGCTGGGTGTTTCCAGTGCATCGGTCGCCGTCCCACTGATTCAGTCCGGCCTGGCCGGCTTCCAGACCGAACGCGTGCTGAATGCCTGGAGCGAGAAGGCCGACCTGCCCCCTGCTCATCTCTGGGATCAGTTGCTGCAACGCGCCGAGGGGTCGGTTTCTACCTTTCCTGCGCTCAGCGGCGAGTATCTCGATCGGCTCGGCCGCGTCCAGGCATGGGGCGCGTTGATCGAACCCGAAAACGCCGAGCACTGGCAACGGGCCGCCGCATCCTTTCGTGCGTCCACCCAAGTGCGTCCCGCCTGGCCCTGGTCCTGGTTGCGCCTGGCGCACGCCAAGCTGCAGGCCGGAGAGCGTGATGCCGAATTCGATCACGCCTGGCAGGAAGCCGCCCGGCTGGGACACGGGCGTCTGGAGCTCAATCGCGACCTGGCCCGTATCGGCTTCGACAGCTGGCGGCTCCTGACCATTGAGCAACGGGCCCTGGCGCTCCAGGCAGCCGAACGTGTCGTGGCCCGCAATGAACAGCACGCCAAAGACATGCAACGGGTGGCGCAGGCCGCCGGTGTCGGCCCAGCACTGTGCTGGTCAGTTGACGCCTCGATCCAGACGCGACACCACATTTGCAAGGAGGAAGGTTAATCATGATCGCCAAGCGAACCAATCCAGCCGTAAACCGCCGCGGCCTTACCTTCTGGGGCCAATGGCTTTGCGCAGTCACGCTGGTCAGCGGGCTGCTGTGCTACCTGGTGTTCGAACAGTTCGGGATGGTCTCCACGCAGTACCGCTTCCTGATCGTCATCACGGTATTCGGCTCGGTGCCGGCGTACATGTTGCTGCACGTCTATCACAAGCGACACTCCTATCTCACCGGCCTGGGCCATCTGCTGGCAGGCTGGGCCACCTTGCTGATCGGCCTGTCGGCGATAGCCTATCTGAGCGACAGCATGCATCTGTTTTCGTACGAGGTGCTATTTCAGTGGGCGCTGTTCGGGTTTCTGGTGCAGGGCCTGGCGTATATCCCGCTTCGCTATTTCGCCGCCAGGCATTCCAGCCGGCTACGGGTAGAGCGCACGTCCGTGATCATCGGTTCCGGACCCGCTGCCTATGAACTGGCGTCGCGCCTGTCAGGTTCCAACCGCGTTCCATTGATGGGGCTTATCACCTCCCGGCCGGACGTACCAACCCGCGACGGCCGCTTTCCGGTACTCGGCGACCTCTCCACGGTACGCGAAATCATCGACCAGTACGGAATCCGCCGCGTATACATCGCGCTGAGCCTGGATGAAGTCTCGGTGATCGAAGAGCTCTACATCACCCTGCTCGACATGAGCGTCGATGTCGTCTGGATCCCGGACTTCGGTCGCATGCCCCTGCTCAACCAGTCGATTTCACAGATCGAACAGATGCCGGCGATCTACCTGAACGAGACGCCAGTCAGCTCGCACCCTGCCTCGGTCTTCAGCAAGGAACTGATGGATCGCGGCATCGCGTTGCTGGCGATCATTGCGCTCAGTCCGATCCTGATCGCAGCGGCGATTGGCGTGAAGCTGTCTTCGCCGGGTCCGATTCTGTTCCGTCAGCCCCGTCATGGCTGGAACGGCGAGATCATCAAGGTCATGAAGTTTCGTTCGATGCGCATGCATGACGACCAGCAGGTGAAGCAGGCTACACGGGATGATCCGCGGGTGACCCCTTTCGGACGCTTCCTGCGCAGCACCTCGATCGACGAGCTGCCCCAGCTGTTCAATGTGCTCAAGGGTGAAATGTCGCTGGTGGGTCCGCGCCCGCATGCGGTCACGCACAACGACTACTACAGCGACAAGATTCTCGCGTACATGGCCCGCCACCGCATCAAGCCCGGCATCACCGGACTGGCGCAGGTCACCGGCCACCGCGGCGAAACCGAGACCCTGGAGAAAATGCAACAGCGTGTCGAGAAGGACCTTGCCTACATCAACAACTGGTCGCTGTGGCTGGACATCAAGATTCTGATAAAGACGCCCTTCACGCTGTTCTCGAAGGACGTCTACTAGGACGGGCCGGGCAGCGCCCGGCTCAGGCGAATTACGCTCGCAGCGGCTAAACGCCCTCGGGCAAATGCAGATTCAAAGCTCAACATAAGGAATAGGCATGAACATTACTGTCGTTGGAACCGGTTACGTGGGATTGGTCACTGGAGCCTGCATCGCCGAGATGGGTAATACCGTGTATTGCGTCGATGTCGACCAGAACAAGATCGAGAATCTCAAGAAAGGGATTCTGCCGATCTATGAACCCGAGCTCGACACCATCGTGGTGGAAAACCATGCCGCGGGGCGCCTGCACTTCACTACCTCGCTCAGGGAAGCGATGGCCGATACCGATGTCTACTTCATCGCCGTCGGCACTCCGCCCGGTGAAGATGGCTCAGCCGACCTTCGTTACGTACTCGACGTCGCGCGTGAGATTGGCAGCCTGATGGAGCGTCCGTCGGTGGTCATCAACAAATCCACCGTGCCGGTCGGCACCGCTGACAAGGTGCGCGATGCGGTTCGCCAGCAGCTGGAAACGCGTGGGGTGGATATCGAATTCGATGTCGTCTCCAACCCGGAATTCCTCAAGGAAGGCGCAGCGGTAGACGATTTCATGCATCCCGATCGGATCATCGTCGGCACTGACAGCGCACGCGCTCGCCAGATCATGGATGAGCTCTATGCGCCCTTCATCCGCAACCACCCGCGCATGATGTTCATGGGCGTGCGCGATGCGGAAATGACCAAATACGCAGCCAATGCCATGCTTGCCACCAAGATATCCTTCATGAACGAAGTGGCCAGCTTGTGCGAGCGCCTGGGCGTGGACGTGGAAAATGTCCGCCTGGGTATTGGCTCGGATCAGCGCATCGGCTTCCACTTCATCTATGCCGGTTGCGGCTATGGTGGCTCGTGCTTCCCGAAGGACGTCAAGGCGCTGATCAGCATTGCGCATCAGAACGACTTCGAGCCCAAGCTGCTGCAGGCCGTCGAAGCACGCAATGACCTGCAGAAGCATTCGCTGTTCAACAAGGTCTCCGCGCACTTCTCCGGCGACCTTGAGGGACGGACCATCGCCGTCTGGGGTCTGGCATTCAAGCCAGGCACCGATGATATGCGCGAAGCCCCCAGCGTGGTGCTGATCAACAGCCTGATCAATGCTGGCGCCAAGGTTCGTGCCTTCGATCCGGTTGCCCACGAAACCGCGCCCCGCGAGTTCCCCGCGGAGTGGCTCACCGAGAAGAAGCTGGAAATCGTCGACGGGCAGTACGAAGCCGCCATCGATGCCGACGCGCTGGTCCTGGTGACAGAGTGGAAGCCGTTCCGCCGCCCGGACTTCAAGGCGCTGAAAAAGCTGCTGCGCACGCCGGTGATTGTCGACGGTCGCAACCAGTACGATCCGGCGCAAACCCAGCGCGCCGGGTTCCACTACTACGGTATTGGACGCATGCCAGCACATGCCGCAGTCTGAACTGGCCAACTCCGGCATGAACCCGCGCCGAGACGCCCCCGACACCAGAAGCGGGCGCCTGCGCGGGCAGATCCAGAACACCTTGCGCAGCAGCCTGCTGCGCAATATCGCCACGGTAGTCTCCGGAACCGCCGGTGCGCAGGCACTGACGCTGGCGTTCATGCCGGTTATAACCCGCATCTACGGTCCGGAGAACTACGGGGTACTGGGCGTGTTCATGGGCCTGGCGATGATGCTGATCCCGGTGGCAGCGCTGTGCTATCCGACGTCCATCGTGCTGCCACGGCGGGACAGTGACGCGCTCAAGCTGGTCAAGCTGTCTTTGCTCATGGCCACCTTCGTCTCGAGCCTGTTGGCGATATTTCTGCTCGTCGCAGGAGACTGGTTCGCCGAGGCGTTGAGTGTGGAAGCGGCCGTTCCGTTTCTGATGCTGCTGCCTGCGGTCACCTTTGCCGGCGCGGCGCTGGAAACCGCCCAGCAATGGTTGTTTCGCAAGCAGTTGTTCCGTGTCACGGCCAAAGCTGCCGTGGCGTATTCGCTGCTTCACAACTCCATTCGTAGTCTGGCAGGACTTGTCAGCCCCACCGCTGCGGTGCTGGTTGTCACCACCGGGTTCGGCCCGCTCCTGCACTCGGCCTTGCTGCTGCTGGGCATCCGCAAGGGACCGCCGCTGCAGGTGAAGCCGGAAGTAGAGCAGCGCCAGTCGCCGGTCCGCATGCGTGACCTGGCCGGGCGCTATCAGGACTTTCCGAAATTCCGTGCGCCCCAGATGCTGATCAACACCGTCTCACAGAACCTTCCGACACTGGTTCTGGCTGCCTACTTCGGCCCGGCAGCCGCCGGGTTCTTCGCGCTGTGCAAGCAGGCGCTGACCATGCCGACTCATCTGGTTGGCAAGTCCGTGGCCGATGTGTACTACCCGAAGCTGGCCCGCTCCATTCAGCACGGCGAGCCGATAGCCGGCACGGTAATGAAGGCCGTTGCCGGTCTCGCAGCGGTGGGGCTGGTCCCCTTCGCACTGGTGTTTGCCACCGGACCCTGGCTGTTCGCCACCGTGTTCGGCGAAGAGTGGCGCACAGCCGGTGAATACGCGCGCTGGCTGGCGCTGGCCGAATACGCCGTGTTTGCCTCAAGGCCCTGTACGGTGGCAGTCCCGGCGCTGGGACTGCAGCGCCTGTCACTGATATTTGAAATCTGCAGCACCACGCTCCGCGTATCAGCGCTGTACTTTGGCGCGGTGGTTCTGGGAGAGCAGATGGACACTGTCATGGCTTTCAGCATTGCCAGCATCATCATTTATTGCGCTCTGGTTTTAGTCGTATTCATCAAGGCACGAGCGTGGTATGCGAACCTGTCGCATGCTGATCACGCTGATTGAGACGGGACCTTAATTGAAATGGCAGTATTATCATGACCCCTGCGACACCAACCATCATTGTGGTCGGTTACAACCGACCAGACAGCCTGACGCGGCTTCTAAGCTCGCTGATCAAGGGTCACTATCCACCCGGCAACGTACGCCTTGTCATCAGCCTCGACGCATGCGATACGGTAGAGCCGCGCCGGGTCGCCGAGGCGTTCGACTGGCCCTTCGGGGAAAAACGGGTGCTGGCTCGGCCCGACAGGATGGGCTTGCGCGAACACGTACTAAGCTGCGGCGACCTGACCGAAGAATACGGCGATATCATCGTTCTGGAAGATGATCTGTACGTTTCGCCCTACTTTTACGAATACGCGACGCGCGCGCTGGCGTACTACGGGGACGATCAGGATATCGCCGGCATCAGCCTGTATAGCCTGAACTTCTGCCAGACATCCAACCTGCCGTTCATGCCGATCGATAACGGCAATGCGGACGTCTACTTCCTGCAACTGGCTGCGTCCTGGGGACAGGCCTGGTCTGCGCGACACTGGCAGGAGTTCCGGCGGTGGCTGGCAGCCAATGGTAACGATATCTCCCGGATCGACAATATACCGCCGGATGTTCGAAGCTGGCCGGAGTCCTCCTGGCTCAAGCTGTATGACGCCTACATCATCGATCGGAACAAGTTCTTTGTTTATCCCTACCGGGCGCTGTCGACCAACTTCGGCGACCCTGGCCAGCACTTCACCATGGCGTCCTCGCGCTTTCAGGTAGCAGTGCAGCAGCAAAGCAAGGAACACCGATTCGTTGGCCTTGAAGAAAGTATCGCGGTCTATGACGCGTTCTGCGAATTGCTGCCCCGTACGTTCAAGCGGCAGAACCCGCGGCTCGCCGAGTACGACTTTGTGGTCAACCTCCACGCGCAAAAAACGCCCGCACACGGCCTGCAGCTGACTCGCACGGCGCAGCGGGGCGTCATGAGCTTCGAGTTCGCCATGAAACCGATGGAGCTGAGCGTACTCAATGATCTGGAAGGCGAAGGTATCGCCCTGATCGAATCCGCCGAGCTGGACAGGCAGGCTCAGAACTCGCCGGAAGCCGAATATGGGCTGTACCGATTCTTCTACAAGTTCCCCTCGTTGAAAGTTCTCCTGTTCGGCGTCAAGGAGAAAGTTCAACTGGCCCTGCGCGGCGCGAAGCGCTAGAGCGGGCCATGACCCAATTAACTTCCCACGTGGATTCAACCCCGACTACAGGTAACTAAAATGGAACGCAAAAAAGCACTCATCACCGGCATCACAGGTCAGGACGGCTCATACCTGGCGGAATTTCTCCTGGAGAAGGGCTACGAAGTCCACGGCATCAAGCGTCGCGCCTCGCTGTTCAACACCCAACGCGTCGATCACATCTATCAGGACCCGCATGTCGAGAACAAGAACTTCGTTCTGCACTACGGCGACCTGAGCGATTCGTCCAACCTGACCCGCATCATCCAGGAAGTGCAGCCCGACGAGGTCTACAACCTCGGCGCCCAGTCGCACGTGGCGGTCAGCTTCGAAGCGCCGGAATACACCGCAGACGTCGATGCCATGGGTACCCTGCGTATCCTCGAGGCGATCCGTCTGCTGGGCCTGGAAAAGAAGACCCGTTTCTATCAGGCCTCCACCTCCGAGCTGTACGGTCTGGTGCAGGAGATTCCGCAGAAGGAAACCACCCCCTTCTACCCGCGTTCGCCCTACGCCGTAGCCAAGCTGTACGCCTACTGGATCACCGTGAACTACCGCGAAGCCTATGGCATGTATGCCTGCAACGGCATCCTGTTCAACCACGAGTCTCCGCGCCGCGGCGAAACCTTCGTCACGCGCAAGATCACCCGCGGCCTGGCGAACATCGCCCAGGGTCTGGAAAGCTGCCTGTACATGGGCAACATGGACGCGCTGCGCGACTGGGGCCATGCCAAGGACTACGTGCGCATGCAGTGGATGATGCTGCAGCAGGAAACCGCTGACGACTTCGTCATCGCCACCGGCGTGCAGTACTCGGTACGTGAATTCATCAAGTGGTCGGCGGCCGAGCTGGGCATCACCCTGCGTTTCGAAGGCCAGGGCGTTGACGAGAAGGCCATCGTCGAGAAGATCGAAGGTGACAAGGCTCCCGGTCTGGCGACTGGCGATGTGATCGTCCGCGTCGATCCGCGCTACTTTCGCCCGGCCGAAGTGGAAACTCTCCTGGGCGATCCGAGCAAGGCCAAGGACGTACTCGGCTGGACTCCGGAAATTACCGTGCAGGAAATGTGCGCCGAAATGGTCCGTGAAGATCTCAAGGTCGCCCAGCGCCATGCGCTGCTCAAGGAGCACGGCCACGAGATTCCGGTCAGCGTGGAGGGTTGAGCATGGCAGCTGACCTCAACCAGCGCATCTTCGTAGCCGGCCATCGGGGCATGGTCGGCTCGGCGATCGTCCGGCGCCTCGAGGCGCTGGGCTATACCGACATCGTCACGCGGGGCCGCAACGAGCTGAACCTGCTGGATCAGCGCGCGGTGAACGCGTTCTTCCAGGCTGAAGGCATCGACCAGGTCTACCTGGCCGCGGCCAAGGTCGGCGGCATTCACGCGAACAACGAGTACCCGGCCGAGTTCATCTACGAGAACCTGATGATCGAGGCCAACATCATCCACGCCGCGCACAGCGCAGGCGTGGAGAAGTTGCTGTTCCTTGGCTCCTCGTGCATCTATCCCAAGCATGCCGAGCAACCGATGCGCGAAGAGGCCCTGCTGACCGGCATTCTCGAGCCGACCAACGAGCCCTACGCGATCGCCAAGATTGCCGGTATCAAGCTCTGCGAAAGCTACAACCGCCAGTACGGTCGTGACTACCGCAGCGTGATGCCGACCAACCTGTACGGCCCGCACGACAACTACCACCCGGAAAACAGCCACGTCATCCCTGCCCTGCTGCGCCGCTTCCACGAAGCGACCCAGCGTGGCGATGAAGAGGTGGTGGTCTGGGGCAGCGGCAAGCCGATGCGCGAGTTTCTACATGTGGACGATATGGCCGCGGCCAGCATCCACGTGATGAATCTTGATACCGCAACCTACCGCGAGCACACCCAGCCAATGCTCTCGCACATCAATGTCGGCACCGGCGAAGACTGCACCATCCGCGAGCTGGCCGAAACGGTCAAGAAAGTGACCGAGTTCCCCGGCAAGCTCACCTTCGATGCCAGCAAGCCTGACGGCACGCCGCGCAAGCTGATGGATGTCTCGCGTCTGGAACGGCTCGGCTGGAAGAGCAGCATCAAGCTCGAGGATGGGCTGCGCGATGCCTATCGCTGGTTTGTCGAGCATCAGGGCGACGCACGAGGCTGATTATGCAACTGGACAAGGAAACGTTCAGGAGCGTGGTCGCCCACGCTCCGCTGGTCTCGCTGGATCTCGTGGTGCGTAATGCAGCCGGCGAAATTCTGCTGGGTAGGAGGCTGAACCGGCCGGCGCAAGGTTACTGGTTTGTGCCAGGGGGCCGGATTTACAAGAACGAGCGCCTCGATCGGGCCTTCGCCCGCATTACCCAGGCCGAGCTTGGCCAACCCTTCGCCCGCGCTGATGCGCGCCTGCTGGATCTCTACGAACATTTCTACACCGATAGCGTGTTTGGCGACACGCCAGACACGCACTACGTGGTCAGCGGCTACCTGCTTGATCTGCCACAGGGTTGTGAGCTTTCCCTCCCCGATACCCAGCACGACGGATTCCGCTGGTGGAGCCCCGACGAGATGCGTCGTGACCCCATGGTCCATGAAAATTCTCGCGCCTACCTGAACGCCGTCGGTCGCTGATCGACGGTTTTTCATCTCGTTCGGAACTGTCCGGACAAAATCGTGCCAAAGGGTGTTACAGGACCGGATCGGTCGACAACGACCAGGTCTAGCAGACCGAGGGATTGAGACGTTGCTGAAGAACCTACTCGCCTATAGAAACCTCCTTTTTGTCGTCATCTTTTTGAATACGGGTGCCCTGTTCCTGAGCGACGACAAGAAGTCGGGGATACTGTTTTTACGCGAGCTGTACCTGCTTGGCGTGGTCGGTGCAGCATTTATGCTGTGCCTGATCTGGCGCCGGGTCTATCAGTCCAGAGCTGCCCTGTGGGTACTGTTCTTCGGCGTATTCATTCCGTTGTTCTCCGCGCTGCTCGCCTATCTGAACTACGGTCAACCGTTGATTTACGGCCTGCTCGAGGAACGCCGCAGCCTGGCCTGGCTGTCGTTTTTCCTGGTGCTGTTCCTGCTGATCAAGACGAAACCCGAGCAGCGACACATCGAAGCGTTTTTTATGACCTCGGCGATAGCAGCCACAGTCATTGGCTTCATGTACTACTTCAGCATTCTTCCGGACAATCCGATTCCGGCGTTTGCCAAGGATGTGAAGGACACTGGCGACCTGCGGCCGGACCGCTACCGTATCGGTGCCGGCGCTGTAACCCTCGGCGCGTATATTCTGCTTTATCGGCTGCGCGATCAGTTGTCGATCAAGAGTCTCGCCCTGCTGTTGTACTTCGCCGCCTACCTCTGGCTGGTGGTGCAGACCCGTTCCACCATGTTGATCTGGGCCCTGGCTGCGGTATGGATTTTCCGCAAGCGCCTGGATTCTGCTGCCAAGGTCCTGTTTACGGCCGGCATCCTCCTGGGCATGTCGTATCTGATGTTCCCGGAATTCTATGTGATGCAGTACGAGAAGCTTATTTTGATGTACGACGAGGCGGTCAACAGCCCCGGCGTGCGCGACGACACCATCGCTACGATTCTCGCGGCCCTGGATGCGAACAACTACATCGGTATGGGCGCGCTGTCGCTGCAGTGGAACGGCGGGTTCGGAACCCTCTACGACCCGCACTTCTATCTGTCGGACGTGGGCATCATCGGTGTGTACTACCGCTTCGGCTTCCTGACGCCGCTGATTGCGCTGCTGTTCTACGGCGGCTTCATTTACTTCATGCGTCAAGTCAAGGACAAGAGCCCCCTGCTCAATGCGTTTCAGCTGGGCTTCTGGTTCAGCATGGTCAACATGTTCCTGTCCAATTCAATCATGTACGGGGGCGACACCCTCGGCATCACGCTGGCGTGCTTCCTGTATTTCGCAAGAAAACAGGCTAGCGAAGCGGCTCACATGCAATACGAGCGAGTTAACAATGATCCAGTTCACTATCGTCACTATAAATTGGAATAACCTGGCCGGTCTGCAGAAGACCTACCAGAGCGTTGCCAGCCAGACATACCGCAACTTCCGCTGGATTGTGGTGGACGGGGCGTCGAACGACGGCGCCGTCGAATGGCTGCAGACAGTGAAAGAGCCGTGGGCAGAGATTACCTCCGAGCCTGACAACGGTTTGTACGATGCCATGAACAAGGGCCTCGAGAAAGCCGTGACCACGCCCGGCTACACGCTGTTTCTGAATAGTGGCGACTGGCTCTACGACGAGCGCGTCCTGGAACGGGTGGCGCAGACCATCGAGCAAGCCACCACTGCGCCGAGTTACGTGTATGGCGACTTCGCCCGCTTCAGCGCGGCCGGACGGGTTCATCATTTTCCGGGCAAGCCGATCGAGCGGTTGTTCGTCGGCATGCCCTCGAGCCATCAGGCGATGTATTTCGAGAATGAACTGCTCAAGTCGGTCCGCTTCAGAGATCAGTACAAGCTCTCTGCGGACTACTGCATGCTGATCGAATTCATCAACCAGGTGCCATCGCGCGAGCAGATCGTACATATCGCCCAGCCGTTGTGCGTGTTCGATAACACAGGTGTTTCCGTGCAGCGTCGTTTCGAAGCGATCAAGGAAGACGTTCAGATCCGCCGTCGGCACATGAAGCTGTCTGCTGTCCGGAACTATGGCCTGTACACCCTGCACTACCTGCACGCACACGTCAGAAATCTGCAGGCGGCGCTGGAGAACAAAACGGCTTGAACATTCTGCGGAAAAACACTGGCGTTATGCAGTTGCCAAGGAGGTTGCAATTGAAAGCGTTTGATATCGAATTCTATACCGGGAGCAAGGACACGCTCATCG
Above is a window of Halopseudomonas nanhaiensis DNA encoding:
- a CDS encoding glycosyltransferase, with amino-acid sequence MIQFTIVTINWNNLAGLQKTYQSVASQTYRNFRWIVVDGASNDGAVEWLQTVKEPWAEITSEPDNGLYDAMNKGLEKAVTTPGYTLFLNSGDWLYDERVLERVAQTIEQATTAPSYVYGDFARFSAAGRVHHFPGKPIERLFVGMPSSHQAMYFENELLKSVRFRDQYKLSADYCMLIEFINQVPSREQIVHIAQPLCVFDNTGVSVQRRFEAIKEDVQIRRRHMKLSAVRNYGLYTLHYLHAHVRNLQAALENKTA
- the fcl gene encoding GDP-L-fucose synthase, which gives rise to MAADLNQRIFVAGHRGMVGSAIVRRLEALGYTDIVTRGRNELNLLDQRAVNAFFQAEGIDQVYLAAAKVGGIHANNEYPAEFIYENLMIEANIIHAAHSAGVEKLLFLGSSCIYPKHAEQPMREEALLTGILEPTNEPYAIAKIAGIKLCESYNRQYGRDYRSVMPTNLYGPHDNYHPENSHVIPALLRRFHEATQRGDEEVVVWGSGKPMREFLHVDDMAAASIHVMNLDTATYREHTQPMLSHINVGTGEDCTIRELAETVKKVTEFPGKLTFDASKPDGTPRKLMDVSRLERLGWKSSIKLEDGLRDAYRWFVEHQGDARG
- the gmd gene encoding GDP-mannose 4,6-dehydratase, yielding MERKKALITGITGQDGSYLAEFLLEKGYEVHGIKRRASLFNTQRVDHIYQDPHVENKNFVLHYGDLSDSSNLTRIIQEVQPDEVYNLGAQSHVAVSFEAPEYTADVDAMGTLRILEAIRLLGLEKKTRFYQASTSELYGLVQEIPQKETTPFYPRSPYAVAKLYAYWITVNYREAYGMYACNGILFNHESPRRGETFVTRKITRGLANIAQGLESCLYMGNMDALRDWGHAKDYVRMQWMMLQQETADDFVIATGVQYSVREFIKWSAAELGITLRFEGQGVDEKAIVEKIEGDKAPGLATGDVIVRVDPRYFRPAEVETLLGDPSKAKDVLGWTPEITVQEMCAEMVREDLKVAQRHALLKEHGHEIPVSVEG
- a CDS encoding glycosyltransferase family 2 protein yields the protein MTPATPTIIVVGYNRPDSLTRLLSSLIKGHYPPGNVRLVISLDACDTVEPRRVAEAFDWPFGEKRVLARPDRMGLREHVLSCGDLTEEYGDIIVLEDDLYVSPYFYEYATRALAYYGDDQDIAGISLYSLNFCQTSNLPFMPIDNGNADVYFLQLAASWGQAWSARHWQEFRRWLAANGNDISRIDNIPPDVRSWPESSWLKLYDAYIIDRNKFFVYPYRALSTNFGDPGQHFTMASSRFQVAVQQQSKEHRFVGLEESIAVYDAFCELLPRTFKRQNPRLAEYDFVVNLHAQKTPAHGLQLTRTAQRGVMSFEFAMKPMELSVLNDLEGEGIALIESAELDRQAQNSPEAEYGLYRFFYKFPSLKVLLFGVKEKVQLALRGAKR
- a CDS encoding GDP-mannose mannosyl hydrolase, giving the protein MQLDKETFRSVVAHAPLVSLDLVVRNAAGEILLGRRLNRPAQGYWFVPGGRIYKNERLDRAFARITQAELGQPFARADARLLDLYEHFYTDSVFGDTPDTHYVVSGYLLDLPQGCELSLPDTQHDGFRWWSPDEMRRDPMVHENSRAYLNAVGR
- a CDS encoding lipopolysaccharide biosynthesis protein; this encodes MPQSELANSGMNPRRDAPDTRSGRLRGQIQNTLRSSLLRNIATVVSGTAGAQALTLAFMPVITRIYGPENYGVLGVFMGLAMMLIPVAALCYPTSIVLPRRDSDALKLVKLSLLMATFVSSLLAIFLLVAGDWFAEALSVEAAVPFLMLLPAVTFAGAALETAQQWLFRKQLFRVTAKAAVAYSLLHNSIRSLAGLVSPTAAVLVVTTGFGPLLHSALLLLGIRKGPPLQVKPEVEQRQSPVRMRDLAGRYQDFPKFRAPQMLINTVSQNLPTLVLAAYFGPAAAGFFALCKQALTMPTHLVGKSVADVYYPKLARSIQHGEPIAGTVMKAVAGLAAVGLVPFALVFATGPWLFATVFGEEWRTAGEYARWLALAEYAVFASRPCTVAVPALGLQRLSLIFEICSTTLRVSALYFGAVVLGEQMDTVMAFSIASIIIYCALVLVVFIKARAWYANLSHADHAD
- a CDS encoding undecaprenyl-phosphate glucose phosphotransferase encodes the protein MIAKRTNPAVNRRGLTFWGQWLCAVTLVSGLLCYLVFEQFGMVSTQYRFLIVITVFGSVPAYMLLHVYHKRHSYLTGLGHLLAGWATLLIGLSAIAYLSDSMHLFSYEVLFQWALFGFLVQGLAYIPLRYFAARHSSRLRVERTSVIIGSGPAAYELASRLSGSNRVPLMGLITSRPDVPTRDGRFPVLGDLSTVREIIDQYGIRRVYIALSLDEVSVIEELYITLLDMSVDVVWIPDFGRMPLLNQSISQIEQMPAIYLNETPVSSHPASVFSKELMDRGIALLAIIALSPILIAAAIGVKLSSPGPILFRQPRHGWNGEIIKVMKFRSMRMHDDQQVKQATRDDPRVTPFGRFLRSTSIDELPQLFNVLKGEMSLVGPRPHAVTHNDYYSDKILAYMARHRIKPGITGLAQVTGHRGETETLEKMQQRVEKDLAYINNWSLWLDIKILIKTPFTLFSKDVY
- a CDS encoding UDP-glucose dehydrogenase family protein, encoding MNITVVGTGYVGLVTGACIAEMGNTVYCVDVDQNKIENLKKGILPIYEPELDTIVVENHAAGRLHFTTSLREAMADTDVYFIAVGTPPGEDGSADLRYVLDVAREIGSLMERPSVVINKSTVPVGTADKVRDAVRQQLETRGVDIEFDVVSNPEFLKEGAAVDDFMHPDRIIVGTDSARARQIMDELYAPFIRNHPRMMFMGVRDAEMTKYAANAMLATKISFMNEVASLCERLGVDVENVRLGIGSDQRIGFHFIYAGCGYGGSCFPKDVKALISIAHQNDFEPKLLQAVEARNDLQKHSLFNKVSAHFSGDLEGRTIAVWGLAFKPGTDDMREAPSVVLINSLINAGAKVRAFDPVAHETAPREFPAEWLTEKKLEIVDGQYEAAIDADALVLVTEWKPFRRPDFKALKKLLRTPVIVDGRNQYDPAQTQRAGFHYYGIGRMPAHAAV